The following proteins come from a genomic window of Acidobacteriota bacterium:
- the gspM gene encoding type II secretion system protein GspM translates to MRKLTLRERRILQGGGLTAAVVLVYFFAVEPFNEARASIPAELETKAKLLQRSRQLLSQRDYYRSRSEDLERRVQQYENRFIDAENSSDATTKVELAVRDLASRLGITIARSSRVQERVLDDRYARITLRVNLRADLRQVLEFVHAVSTYPKFLKVENLELRVARVRGKRRLNPSMHVSGLIQLSPAPGISTRSGT, encoded by the coding sequence ATGAGGAAGCTGACACTCAGAGAACGGCGCATTCTGCAGGGAGGGGGGCTGACGGCAGCGGTCGTGCTGGTCTACTTCTTTGCGGTGGAACCCTTCAATGAAGCCCGGGCCTCCATCCCGGCCGAACTGGAGACCAAGGCCAAGTTGCTGCAGCGTTCAAGGCAGCTCCTCTCCCAGCGGGACTACTACCGGTCCCGGAGCGAAGACCTGGAGCGGCGGGTCCAGCAGTACGAGAATCGCTTCATCGACGCCGAGAATTCCAGCGACGCCACCACCAAGGTCGAGCTGGCGGTGCGGGATCTGGCGTCCCGGCTGGGAATCACCATCGCCCGGAGCAGCCGGGTCCAGGAGCGGGTCCTGGACGACCGATACGCCAGGATCACGCTGAGAGTGAATCTCCGGGCCGACCTGCGGCAGGTGTTGGAGTTCGTCCACGCCGTTTCGACCTACCCCAAGTTCCTCAAGGTCGAAAACCTGGAGCTCCGGGTCGCAAGGGTCAGGGGCAAGCGCCGCCTCAATCCCAGCATGCACGTCTCGGGGCTGATTCAACTTTCTCCCGCGCCGGGCATCTCTACCAGGAGCGGAACATGA
- a CDS encoding general secretion pathway protein GspK produces MSNRWSAGDAERGAVLIIVLWVMLALGLLALSFGAAIRTEIDATRNLVEQKRAHYLARAGIDYAVYRIIESQMAFAQSRQRMELGPGSVPEVMTGAVTLQLGPDLADVQVVDETGKINLNTAPSHLIYNLLITVGMEPGDADMLTDAIEDWRDPDEFFRPNGAESDYYLSLPQPYYAKNGPFDVPEELLLVRGVTPEIYYGRKGLTPEGDRVEYFGLGKYLTVFSQVNRINVNSAPVPVLAAIPGLTYETALVIDEMRRQFPLGDVSTALTQIPGLPTDTASYLSTLRSNVYSLISTGRLSGSEVIGRINAVIQVGVGIKQYAVLYWNEANTEL; encoded by the coding sequence ATCGTCCTCTGGGTGATGCTGGCCCTGGGACTGTTGGCGCTGAGCTTCGGAGCGGCGATCCGCACCGAAATCGACGCCACCCGCAACCTGGTGGAGCAGAAGCGGGCGCACTACCTGGCCCGGGCCGGAATCGACTATGCCGTCTATCGGATCATCGAATCCCAGATGGCCTTTGCCCAGAGCCGGCAGCGCATGGAATTGGGTCCGGGATCGGTCCCCGAAGTCATGACCGGCGCCGTCACCCTCCAGTTGGGACCCGATCTCGCCGATGTGCAAGTGGTGGACGAGACCGGGAAGATCAACCTGAACACCGCTCCGTCCCACTTGATCTACAACCTCCTGATCACGGTGGGGATGGAGCCGGGCGACGCCGACATGCTCACCGATGCCATCGAGGACTGGAGGGACCCCGACGAGTTCTTCCGGCCCAACGGGGCCGAGAGCGACTACTATCTTTCACTCCCGCAGCCCTACTACGCCAAGAACGGTCCCTTCGACGTCCCCGAAGAGCTGCTCCTGGTGCGGGGCGTGACGCCCGAGATCTACTACGGCCGCAAGGGGCTCACGCCCGAGGGCGACCGGGTCGAATACTTCGGACTGGGCAAGTACCTGACCGTCTTCAGCCAGGTGAACCGGATCAACGTCAATTCGGCGCCGGTCCCGGTCCTGGCCGCCATCCCCGGCCTGACCTACGAGACGGCGCTGGTCATCGACGAGATGCGCCGCCAGTTTCCCCTGGGCGACGTGAGCACGGCGTTGACCCAAATCCCCGGACTGCCCACGGACACGGCCTCCTATCTTTCGACCCTTCGATCCAACGTCTACAGCCTGATCAGCACCGGACGCCTTTCGGGTTCGGAAGTGATCGGCCGCATCAACGCCGTGATCCAGGTCGGAGTCGGAATCAAGCAGTATGCTGTCCTCTACTGGAATGAAGCGAACACGGAACTCTAA